A genomic window from Synechococcus sp. WH 8016 includes:
- the recG gene encoding ATP-dependent DNA helicase RecG, translating to MVAQSADDRSGLTPALDRQGLECFLAWLRPLQQSLSLEADRGFLDLQGRHERFHAFLSRQLAMPPPVPLPHDSLVRLQALSTDFAAYPELGDAGRRRLVTGTRQWLHGLRARLEPSAPMAPPRIKVSSSSPSSERATSPAFRLDLESPLARVHGIGPKLAERLASLGLLVVRDLIQHYPRDYVDYSALRRIEALEAGETATIVATVRRSHGFTSPRNPNLSIIELQLQDPTGRIKVTRFLAGKRFSNPSYLHGQTRQYPVGATVAVSGLVKSGPYGVSFQDPLIEVMESANAPLRSRQIGRLLPVYPLTEGLTADRFRSLVEAVLPAVRLWPEPLPAPRREARGLLARDQALVAIHRPESSEQLQQARHRLVFDEFLLLQLSLMQRRAALRQRSAPVLHGGLDCEGLVGRFLSLLPFELTGAQKRVFADIEQDLERPEPMARLVQGDVGSGKTVVAIAALLRAVEAGWQGALMAPTEVLAAQHYRSLCSWLPPLHVSVELLTGSTPRRSRRQILSDLAGGTLRILVGTHALLEDPVEFERLGLVVVDEQHRFGVRQRNRLLDKGLQPHLLTMTATPIPRTLALSLHGDLDVSQIDELPPGRTPIRTKVVKSSEREEAYELIREQVLQGQRVYVVLPLVEESEKVDLRSAVDVHRQLSEEVFPEFSVGLLHGRLASAEKQAVIADFAGGATQILVSTTVVEVGVDVPEASVMVIDHADRFGLAQLHQLRGRVGRGAAASYCLLVNDSRNPLARQRLEVLVRSNDGFEIADMDLRFRGPGQVLGTRQSGLPDLALASLADDGSVLEEARDEAASILKEDPELKAHDQLRVLLEQQRKRAAAAVQLN from the coding sequence GTGGTGGCCCAATCCGCCGACGACAGGTCAGGACTGACCCCGGCGCTGGATCGTCAGGGCTTGGAGTGTTTTCTTGCCTGGCTACGCCCGCTGCAGCAGTCCCTCTCCTTAGAAGCGGATAGGGGATTTCTCGATCTACAAGGGCGTCATGAACGCTTTCATGCCTTTCTGAGCCGCCAATTGGCAATGCCCCCCCCGGTGCCTTTGCCCCATGACAGCTTGGTTCGTCTGCAGGCTTTATCAACTGACTTTGCTGCCTATCCCGAATTAGGGGATGCCGGCCGCCGCCGACTCGTCACTGGCACGCGGCAGTGGCTCCATGGTTTGCGTGCGCGCCTTGAACCATCGGCACCGATGGCCCCCCCGCGCATCAAGGTGTCGTCGTCGTCCCCGTCTTCCGAGCGAGCCACCTCCCCTGCTTTCAGGCTCGATTTGGAGTCACCGCTTGCCAGGGTGCATGGCATTGGTCCCAAGTTGGCAGAGCGTTTAGCCAGCCTCGGTCTGCTGGTCGTTCGTGATCTCATCCAGCACTACCCGAGGGACTATGTCGATTACTCCGCCTTGCGCAGAATTGAGGCCTTGGAGGCTGGAGAAACCGCAACGATCGTGGCCACGGTGCGTCGATCCCATGGATTTACCAGTCCTCGCAATCCGAATCTCTCGATTATTGAGTTGCAGCTTCAAGACCCCACCGGTCGGATCAAGGTGACACGCTTTTTGGCGGGGAAACGATTTAGCAATCCCTCCTACCTGCATGGTCAGACCCGTCAGTACCCAGTGGGTGCCACGGTGGCTGTGAGTGGTTTGGTCAAAAGTGGGCCCTATGGCGTCAGCTTTCAGGACCCCTTGATTGAGGTGATGGAAAGCGCCAACGCACCGTTGCGCTCTCGCCAAATTGGCCGCTTGTTGCCTGTGTATCCCCTCACCGAAGGTCTCACGGCTGATCGTTTTCGAAGCTTGGTGGAAGCGGTTTTACCCGCTGTTCGTCTTTGGCCTGAACCCCTGCCTGCGCCGCGCCGCGAAGCACGTGGTTTGTTGGCTCGCGATCAAGCGCTGGTGGCCATCCATCGGCCGGAAAGCAGCGAGCAATTACAGCAAGCGCGTCATCGCTTGGTGTTTGACGAATTTCTGCTTCTGCAGCTCAGCTTGATGCAACGCAGAGCTGCCCTGCGTCAGCGTTCAGCACCCGTGCTTCATGGGGGCTTGGATTGTGAAGGATTGGTGGGTCGATTTCTATCTCTGCTCCCGTTTGAACTCACGGGTGCTCAAAAGCGGGTGTTCGCGGACATCGAACAGGATCTGGAGCGACCCGAACCGATGGCGCGGCTCGTGCAGGGGGATGTGGGAAGTGGAAAAACCGTTGTAGCGATTGCGGCGTTGCTCCGGGCCGTGGAAGCTGGCTGGCAAGGCGCCTTGATGGCGCCAACAGAGGTTTTGGCGGCGCAGCACTACCGCAGTCTGTGTAGCTGGTTGCCTCCACTCCACGTCAGCGTGGAGCTGCTCACTGGCTCAACCCCGCGTCGCAGCCGACGCCAAATTTTGAGCGATCTCGCCGGCGGTACGTTGCGCATTCTTGTGGGCACCCATGCTCTCTTGGAGGATCCAGTCGAGTTCGAACGGTTGGGACTGGTGGTGGTGGATGAGCAACATCGCTTTGGCGTGCGTCAACGCAACCGTCTTCTCGACAAGGGACTGCAGCCCCATCTGCTCACGATGACCGCCACACCGATCCCGCGAACGTTGGCGCTGTCGCTCCATGGTGATCTCGATGTGAGTCAAATCGATGAACTCCCTCCGGGGCGAACGCCGATTCGCACCAAGGTTGTGAAGAGCTCTGAGCGTGAGGAGGCCTATGAGCTCATCCGTGAACAGGTGCTTCAGGGGCAACGCGTTTATGTGGTGCTCCCTTTGGTGGAGGAATCAGAAAAAGTTGATCTGCGTTCAGCGGTTGATGTGCATCGTCAGCTCTCGGAGGAGGTGTTTCCAGAGTTCAGCGTTGGCCTGCTCCACGGCCGTTTAGCCAGCGCTGAGAAGCAGGCCGTGATTGCTGATTTTGCCGGCGGCGCCACTCAGATCTTGGTATCCACCACCGTGGTGGAAGTGGGGGTGGATGTTCCTGAAGCCAGTGTGATGGTGATTGATCATGCTGATCGGTTTGGTTTGGCTCAGTTGCACCAGTTGCGGGGACGGGTGGGTCGTGGAGCGGCCGCTTCTTACTGCTTACTCGTGAACGACAGCCGCAACCCTCTGGCCAGGCAGCGCCTTGAAGTGTTGGTGCGTTCCAATGATGGATTTGAGATTGCGGACATGGACCTTCGCTTTCGAGGTCCTGGTCAGGTGTTGGGCACCCGTCAATCGGGTTTGCCCGATTTGGCGCTCGCCAGCCTCGCCGACGATGGCTCTGTTTTGGAGGAAGCTCGGGATGAGGCAGCGAGCATCTTGAAGGAGGATCCCGAACTGAAGGCGCACGATCAACTTCGTGTGTTGTTGGAACAACAACGCAAGCGCGCTGCTGCAGCTGTGCAACTCAACTAG
- the glyS gene encoding glycine--tRNA ligase subunit beta, whose translation MSSTFLLEIGTEELPAEFVHSALKQLQQMVVSDLKDLRLSHGRVRVSGTPRRLAVQVEALMDRQPDLEEERKGPPVKQALVDGQPGPAALGFAKRCGVDPAELQARDTPKGPCLFARVRTPGDATTTLLKERIPAWINGLQGRRFMRWGDGDQRFSRPVRWLVSLVGSELIPVTLSAAQPAVQSGRLSRSHRLRDSTLEIAHADDYVDALAKAGVMVDRSQREQLIRSALDQEASACSASVDCPEDLFEELVDLVEAPRVLSGEIADCYLDLPPEVIVTVMQSHQRYVPLKRENAHEDPLALQARDVLLSKFLLVSNGLDRADATIVRGNERVLGARLADAEFFLNVDRKSPSETRRDGLDRVTFAKGLGSLRDRCDRIAWMTERLIESLSIPPDIATHAKRAAHFCKHDLVSQMVGEFPELQGLIGGKYLLEEGEDRHVALAVAEHYQPRGAGDALPSSDAGALLALSERLELLLSIYAKGDRPSGSSDPYALRRAGNGIVQILWDRGWRLSLQSLLSDAAKYWAERFPSFAVQPEAFVADLSLLLRQRMVSQFEEDGFPADLVQAVAGESVGDERLLSDPVDARERLVLLHQLRGDQRLQAVQAVVQRAAKLAEKGDLGSDQLSPKGVVKADLFESESEASLLQSLDDLSPLAQSRNYIQLAEGLQGAAKALEAFFDGPQSVMVMADNPDVRRNRLNLLGVLKNQASVLAQFDCIQS comes from the coding sequence GTGTCCTCAACATTCCTCCTTGAAATCGGTACCGAGGAACTGCCAGCAGAGTTTGTGCACTCGGCACTGAAGCAGCTTCAGCAGATGGTGGTGTCCGATTTGAAGGACCTTCGCTTAAGTCATGGCCGAGTCAGGGTTTCTGGGACGCCTAGACGCCTTGCTGTGCAGGTGGAGGCGTTGATGGATCGTCAGCCCGATTTAGAGGAAGAACGCAAGGGGCCCCCCGTGAAACAGGCCCTGGTGGATGGTCAACCCGGCCCTGCGGCTTTGGGTTTTGCCAAACGTTGTGGGGTGGACCCGGCTGAGCTTCAAGCGCGTGACACCCCCAAGGGTCCTTGTTTGTTTGCCCGTGTTCGCACCCCCGGTGATGCCACCACAACCCTGCTGAAGGAGCGCATTCCCGCCTGGATCAATGGTTTGCAAGGCAGGCGATTCATGCGCTGGGGTGATGGTGATCAGCGCTTCAGCCGTCCCGTGCGTTGGTTGGTGTCGCTGGTCGGGTCTGAGTTGATTCCGGTCACTCTGTCGGCGGCACAACCCGCGGTTCAAAGCGGGCGTTTGAGTCGATCCCATCGTCTCCGCGACAGCACCTTGGAGATTGCCCATGCGGATGATTACGTCGATGCCCTAGCGAAGGCCGGTGTGATGGTGGATCGCTCTCAACGGGAGCAGTTGATTCGCTCAGCGTTGGACCAGGAGGCAAGCGCGTGTTCTGCCTCTGTTGATTGTCCTGAGGATCTATTTGAGGAGTTGGTTGATCTTGTTGAGGCCCCCAGGGTGCTGAGTGGGGAGATTGCCGACTGTTATCTCGATTTGCCACCAGAAGTGATTGTCACGGTGATGCAATCCCATCAGCGCTATGTCCCTTTGAAACGGGAGAACGCTCATGAAGATCCCCTAGCTCTTCAGGCTCGGGACGTTCTGCTGTCCAAGTTTTTGCTCGTGAGCAATGGCCTTGATCGTGCAGATGCAACCATCGTTCGGGGGAATGAGCGGGTGTTGGGTGCCCGCTTGGCTGATGCTGAATTTTTCCTGAATGTGGATCGGAAAAGTCCGAGTGAGACGCGCCGCGATGGCCTGGATCGCGTCACCTTTGCCAAGGGGCTCGGCAGCTTGCGAGATCGATGTGATCGGATCGCCTGGATGACGGAGCGTTTGATCGAATCGCTCTCCATTCCTCCAGACATTGCCACGCATGCCAAGAGAGCAGCCCATTTCTGCAAACATGATTTGGTGAGCCAGATGGTGGGCGAGTTCCCTGAGCTGCAGGGATTGATCGGTGGCAAATACTTGTTGGAAGAGGGGGAAGATCGCCATGTTGCTCTTGCTGTCGCTGAGCACTACCAGCCCCGCGGGGCTGGAGATGCCCTTCCCTCCAGCGATGCTGGAGCGCTTTTGGCCCTATCTGAGCGCTTGGAATTGCTCTTGAGCATCTATGCCAAGGGCGACCGTCCCAGCGGTTCATCGGATCCTTATGCCTTGCGTCGGGCTGGGAATGGCATTGTTCAGATTCTTTGGGACAGGGGATGGCGCCTCTCGTTGCAGAGCCTGCTGTCGGATGCAGCCAAGTATTGGGCGGAACGCTTCCCCTCCTTTGCGGTGCAACCGGAGGCTTTCGTGGCAGATCTTTCGCTGTTGCTACGACAGCGAATGGTGTCTCAGTTTGAGGAGGATGGCTTCCCTGCCGATTTGGTTCAAGCCGTGGCAGGGGAGTCCGTTGGCGACGAGCGTCTGCTCAGTGATCCAGTCGATGCTCGAGAACGTCTGGTCCTGCTGCATCAGCTTCGTGGCGATCAACGCCTGCAGGCCGTGCAAGCGGTTGTGCAACGTGCAGCCAAACTCGCCGAGAAGGGTGATCTCGGAAGCGATCAGCTCAGTCCTAAGGGGGTTGTTAAAGCTGATTTGTTCGAATCAGAGAGCGAAGCTTCCCTCCTGCAATCGCTGGACGACCTGTCGCCTCTCGCACAATCACGCAATTACATCCAGCTTGCAGAGGGTTTGCAGGGTGCCGCCAAGGCACTTGAGGCCTTTTTTGATGGACCACAAAGCGTGATGGTGATGGCGGACAATCCCGATGTCCGCCGTAATCGCCTCAACCTTCTAGGTGTTTTGAAAAATCAGGCATCAGTCCT
- a CDS encoding NADPH-dependent assimilatory sulfite reductase hemoprotein subunit: MLDGPSKPTESIDTALSKAEKRKLYSGHLREPLLTELGNDEIRFSEDAVQLLKFHGSYQQNHRELRKTDKIKCWQMMLRLRNPGGRVPAQLFSALDDLSNQYGNGTLRITTRQAFQMHGIPKADLKTVIGTIIENLGSTLAACGDINRNVMAPAAPFENNGYPAARKLADEIADLLSPKAAEGSYLDMWVDGDLSYRFKPAKPVKQARERQFAEGVFSGSKDEPIYGDTYLPRKFKVAVTVSGDNSVDLLTQDIGLVLFTNKNGTMRGCNVYVGGGLGRTHNQDDTFARIADPLGYVEAENIFDLLQSIMALQRDHGDREVRKHARMKYLLHKRGIEWFRETLIKDYFKRDIKKLINEAPAKLMDYLGWHRQKPGLWFVGLPFMCGRLEGDIKAGIRSIVERYQLEIRLTPNQDLLLCNIGSSQKSSIKAELAELGFELPAEVAPLVRHALACPALPTCGLAVTESERILPDVLERLESQLNNLEIKKSILVRMTGCPNGCARPYMAELGLVGSGVNQYQLWLGGSANLQRLARPFLQKMPLEDLEATIEPLLLSWKDAGGRRGFGEHITKLGDATVQEMLKVPG, translated from the coding sequence ATGCTTGATGGCCCTTCAAAACCTACGGAATCGATTGACACAGCGCTGTCTAAGGCTGAAAAGAGAAAGCTCTACAGCGGACATCTTCGAGAACCGTTATTGACAGAGCTGGGCAATGACGAAATTCGCTTTAGTGAGGATGCAGTTCAGTTACTCAAGTTTCATGGGAGCTACCAACAAAACCATAGAGAATTAAGAAAAACCGATAAAATCAAATGCTGGCAGATGATGCTTCGCCTTAGGAATCCAGGCGGAAGAGTTCCAGCACAACTATTTTCGGCTCTCGACGATCTTTCCAATCAGTACGGAAACGGAACCCTACGCATCACAACACGCCAAGCTTTTCAAATGCATGGCATACCGAAAGCTGATCTTAAAACAGTTATAGGCACGATCATTGAAAACCTTGGATCAACATTAGCTGCCTGTGGTGATATCAATCGAAACGTGATGGCACCAGCTGCACCATTTGAGAACAATGGATATCCGGCCGCCAGAAAACTGGCCGACGAGATTGCTGATCTACTGAGCCCTAAAGCAGCAGAAGGTTCTTACTTAGACATGTGGGTTGATGGGGACCTTAGTTATCGATTTAAGCCTGCAAAGCCTGTCAAGCAAGCCCGCGAACGTCAGTTCGCCGAAGGGGTGTTTTCCGGAAGCAAAGATGAACCCATTTATGGCGATACCTATCTCCCCAGAAAATTTAAAGTCGCCGTAACCGTTTCTGGAGACAACTCTGTTGACCTCCTCACCCAAGACATTGGGCTCGTTCTTTTCACCAACAAGAATGGAACCATGCGTGGATGCAACGTTTACGTTGGCGGAGGCCTTGGAAGAACACATAACCAAGACGACACATTCGCAAGAATTGCTGATCCCTTGGGCTATGTAGAAGCTGAAAACATCTTCGACCTCCTTCAATCCATCATGGCGCTGCAACGAGACCATGGGGATCGTGAGGTTAGAAAGCATGCGCGCATGAAATATCTTTTGCACAAGCGTGGGATTGAGTGGTTCCGCGAAACCTTAATCAAGGATTATTTCAAAAGAGATATCAAGAAATTGATTAACGAAGCACCTGCAAAGTTGATGGATTACTTGGGGTGGCACCGACAAAAACCCGGGTTGTGGTTTGTAGGCCTCCCCTTCATGTGTGGTCGCCTCGAAGGAGACATCAAGGCAGGGATTCGCTCGATTGTTGAAAGATATCAACTTGAAATCCGACTAACCCCTAATCAAGATCTACTCCTTTGCAATATTGGATCCAGTCAAAAATCTTCCATCAAAGCAGAATTGGCTGAATTGGGGTTTGAACTCCCAGCAGAAGTTGCTCCCTTGGTCCGCCATGCCCTCGCCTGTCCGGCCCTACCGACCTGCGGACTGGCCGTGACGGAATCAGAACGAATTCTGCCCGATGTTCTTGAAAGACTTGAATCCCAGCTCAACAATTTAGAGATCAAAAAATCCATTCTTGTTCGCATGACCGGATGTCCGAATGGTTGCGCTCGTCCTTACATGGCCGAGCTTGGCCTTGTTGGCAGCGGCGTGAATCAGTATCAGCTCTGGCTTGGTGGCAGCGCCAATTTGCAGCGACTGGCGCGCCCGTTTCTACAGAAGATGCCCCTGGAAGACCTTGAAGCAACCATCGAACCCTTGCTTCTCAGTTGGAAAGATGCTGGCGGGCGACGTGGCTTTGGCGAACACATCACCAAACTTGGTGACGCCACTGTTCAAGAGATGCTCAAGGTTCCAGGCTGA
- the tsf gene encoding translation elongation factor Ts translates to MAAVSAKLVKELRDKTGAGMMDCKKALAETSGDTTKAIEWLRQKGIASAEKKSSRAAAEGAIGSYIHTGARVGVLLELNCETDFVARGDLFQGLLRDVSMQVAACPNVEYVSTDEIPQDIIDREKSIEMGRDDLDGKPEQMKVKIVEGRIGKRLKELSLLDQPFIRDSSMSVADLVKEVAGKIGENVKVRRFTRYTLGEGIEIEQVDFATEVASMTNS, encoded by the coding sequence ATGGCGGCCGTTTCAGCCAAGCTGGTTAAAGAACTGCGCGACAAAACTGGCGCAGGGATGATGGATTGCAAAAAAGCCCTGGCAGAAACCAGTGGTGACACGACGAAAGCCATCGAATGGCTTCGTCAAAAAGGCATCGCAAGTGCTGAAAAGAAATCCAGTCGTGCAGCTGCAGAAGGTGCGATTGGCAGTTACATCCACACCGGTGCTCGTGTGGGTGTGTTGCTAGAGCTCAACTGTGAGACTGATTTCGTTGCCCGTGGCGATCTCTTCCAGGGATTGCTCCGCGACGTGTCGATGCAAGTTGCAGCCTGCCCCAACGTTGAATACGTCAGCACAGACGAGATTCCTCAAGACATCATCGATCGTGAGAAATCGATCGAGATGGGGCGCGACGACCTGGATGGCAAGCCTGAACAGATGAAGGTCAAGATCGTCGAAGGACGCATTGGCAAGCGCTTGAAGGAGTTGTCCTTGCTGGATCAACCCTTTATTCGTGACAGCTCAATGTCCGTAGCCGATTTGGTTAAGGAGGTGGCTGGAAAGATTGGTGAAAACGTGAAGGTTCGCCGCTTTACCCGTTACACCCTTGGTGAAGGCATTGAAATCGAGCAGGTCGACTTTGCTACGGAAGTGGCATCGATGACGAACAGCTGA
- a CDS encoding M15 family metallopeptidase — MQRPWHAVSIDDCGESLRPLRSVVTCMEPHPYVSLGAPYGKGADPFCLRQGVRSRLLAAQVHLLGLTLGAGLPPLRLGIFDAWRPVSVQAFMVNHAVEQECARQGINPDDSEQLGRLESVRSEVARFWAPPSTDFLIPPPHSTGAAVDLTLIDAKGTPLDMGGDIDAIGPESLPLHHADAAAEHPDGSAALFHSRRCLLHRVMSQAGFVRHPNEWWHFSFGDQLWAWSVQADRAIYGRDPDLFSLEP; from the coding sequence ATGCAGCGTCCATGGCATGCCGTTTCCATTGACGATTGCGGTGAATCCTTGCGACCGCTGCGGTCTGTTGTGACCTGCATGGAACCGCACCCCTACGTGTCGTTAGGGGCGCCCTATGGCAAGGGAGCAGACCCCTTTTGTCTTCGCCAAGGGGTGAGGAGCCGTTTGCTGGCTGCCCAGGTTCATCTTCTGGGATTAACGCTGGGTGCAGGACTCCCACCCCTTCGTCTTGGGATTTTCGATGCTTGGCGTCCCGTGTCCGTCCAAGCCTTCATGGTGAACCACGCTGTTGAGCAGGAGTGTGCTCGCCAAGGCATCAATCCGGATGATTCTGAGCAGCTGGGGCGCCTGGAGAGCGTTCGCTCCGAGGTGGCGCGTTTTTGGGCACCACCGAGCACTGATTTTTTAATACCGCCACCTCACAGCACCGGTGCTGCTGTGGATCTCACTCTGATTGATGCAAAGGGCACCCCCTTGGATATGGGGGGAGACATCGATGCGATCGGACCTGAATCTCTGCCGCTTCACCATGCCGATGCCGCAGCTGAACATCCTGATGGGAGCGCAGCTTTATTCCATAGCCGGCGGTGTTTGCTGCATCGGGTGATGTCGCAAGCTGGATTTGTTCGTCACCCGAATGAGTGGTGGCACTTCAGTTTTGGTGATCAGCTTTGGGCTTGGAGCGTTCAAGCGGATCGTGCCATCTACGGACGGGATCCAGACTTGTTCAGCCTGGAACCTTGA
- the rpsB gene encoding 30S ribosomal protein S2 → MAVVTLAEMMEAGAHFGHQTRRWNPKMSRYIYCARNGVHIIDLVQTAVCMNNAYKWVRSAARSGKRFLFVGTKKQASEVVAQEALRCGSSYVNQRWLGGMLTNWTTMKARIDRLKDLERMESSGAIAMRPKKEGAVLRRELERLQKYLGGLKNMRRIPDVVVLVDQRRETNAVLEARKLDISLVSMLDTNCDPDLCEVPIPCNDDAVRSIQLVLSRLADAINEGRHGGQDGRGDDGQG, encoded by the coding sequence ATGGCTGTCGTCACTCTCGCCGAGATGATGGAAGCTGGTGCCCACTTTGGCCACCAGACCCGTCGTTGGAACCCCAAAATGTCGCGCTACATCTATTGCGCGCGCAACGGAGTTCACATTATTGATTTGGTGCAGACAGCTGTCTGCATGAATAACGCCTACAAATGGGTGCGTTCAGCTGCGCGTAGCGGCAAGCGTTTCCTTTTTGTTGGTACCAAGAAGCAAGCGTCCGAAGTGGTGGCTCAAGAGGCCCTTCGCTGCGGATCGTCTTACGTCAACCAGCGTTGGTTGGGCGGAATGCTCACCAACTGGACCACGATGAAGGCCCGGATTGATCGTCTCAAAGATCTTGAAAGGATGGAATCCAGTGGTGCCATCGCGATGCGCCCCAAGAAAGAAGGTGCGGTTCTGCGCCGTGAACTCGAGCGTCTCCAGAAGTACTTGGGTGGTCTGAAGAACATGCGTCGGATCCCCGACGTCGTGGTGCTTGTGGATCAGCGCCGTGAAACCAACGCTGTGCTCGAAGCTCGCAAGCTCGACATCTCTTTGGTTTCGATGCTGGATACCAATTGCGACCCTGACTTGTGTGAGGTTCCTATCCCTTGCAACGACGACGCGGTTCGTTCGATTCAGTTGGTTTTGAGCCGTTTGGCTGATGCGATCAACGAAGGACGTCACGGCGGCCAAGATGGCCGTGGTGATGATGGCCAGGGCTGA